The sequence below is a genomic window from Chondrinema litorale.
ATTTTTAGTGTCATAGCTTAATGAAGCACTCGGTATTTTCATAGTATTGAGAATTTCAATTACTGTAATTTTTTATACAGGTATGTTTTTGTATTATTAATGCAAAATAACATTCACAATATAATTAGCTTATTAAGACTATAACTATGAAGAAACACTATCTGCTTTTATGTGTATGGGCAGTATCAATTTTTTCTGCTAGCTTACTTACCGCACAAGATAGGGGAATAGCAAAAGCCCCAGATAGAACCCAAGGAGTTGGGCCTTTCGATCAATTAATCATTAGAGGAGCCACTTTAATAAATGGAGCAGGCTCACCAGCTATTGGACCAGTGGATGTCGTAATCGAGCAAAATAAGATTACTGATATTAGAGTGGTTGGATATCCTGGAGTAGAAATTAATGAAAACAGAAGACCTGAAGCAAAAGAGAATGCTAAAATCATTGATGCAGAAGGCATGTTCCTTTTGCCTGGATTTATAGATATGCATGGCCACATAGGTGGAAAAGCTCAAGGTACACCTGCCGAATATGTTTTTAAACTTTGGATGGGGCATGGTATCACTACAATTAGAGACCCATCAACAGGAAACGGTTTAGATTGGGTATTAGAACACAAAGAGAAAAGTGATAAAAATGAAATTACTGCACCAAGAATTGAAGCTTACCCAGCATTTGGATTAGGAGCTGAAAAGAAAATTTCGTCACCAGAAGAGGCAAGAAAATGGGTGCAAAGTATTGCTGCCAAAGGTGCAGATGGTATTAAATTTTTTGGAGCAAGACCAGATATTATGGAAGCAGCTTTAGATGAAGCTAAAAAGCATAACCTGCGTTCTGCATGCCACCATGCACAAACAGATGTAGCTTGGTTAAATGTACTAAACACTGCTCGCATGGGACTTACTTCTATGGAGCACTGGTATGGTTTACCAGAAGCAATGTTTACTGATAGAACCATCCAAGATTATCCGGCAGATTATAATTACCAAAATGAGCAAGATCGTTTTGCAGAAGCAGGAAACTTATGGAAACAAGCTGCTGAACCATATTCAGAAAAATGGAATGCAGTAATGAATGAATTGTTGGAGCTTGATTTTACCATAGACCCAACATTTAACATTTATGAAGCTAACAGAGATTTTATGAGAGCCAGAAGAGCAGAGTGGCACGAAGAATATACTTTACCTTCTTTGTGGCGCTTTTATCAGCCAAGTAGAGTTTCGCATGGTTCGCACTGGCATTTCTGGTCTACCGAAAAAGAAGTTGATTGGAAACACAACTATCAGCTTTGGATGACTTTTGTAAACGAATATAAAAACAGAGGTGGTAGAGTTACTACAGGTTCAGATTCAGGCTATATATATCAATTATATGGTTTCGCTTATATAAGAGAACTTGAATTGTTGAGAGAGGCTGGCTTCCATCCATTAGAAGTAATTAGAGCTGCTACTTTAAAAGGTGCTGAGGCATTAGGTAGAGATAAAGAAATTGGAACAGTGGAAGTTGGAAAACTAGCAGACTTAGTTTTAGTAGAAGAGAATCCTTTATCAAACCTTAAAGTTTTATATGGTACAGGTGCTATCAAACTTAGCGAAAGTAACGAAGTAGAGAGAGTTGGTGGAGTAAAGTATACCATTAAAGACGGCATTATCTACGATGCCAAAGCGCTTTTAAATGATGTGAAGCATATAGTTGAAGATGCTAAAAAAGAAGAAGGTTTTGAAATTAAACAACCTGGAATGAATTAATTCTTTTAGCTGAGAATTTTTAATTATTTAATTTGATTATTATAATGAGAAGCTACCATTTTATATGGTAGCTTTTTTCTTACATTAGATTTTTAATCGCGTTTAGAAGAGAATAACATGGAAGTATATCAAAAAACAATTCAGTTACCTGCATTTAAAAGAGGTTTCCATTTGGTAACCAGAAAAATAGAAACGGCCATTCCGGAGCTCAGAAATTTCAAGTCAGGAATAGCCCATGTATTTATCCAGCATACCTCAGCCAGTTTAAGTATTAATGAAAATGCCGACCCTACAGTGAGAATGGATTTTGAAAGTCACTTTAATCAAATGGTTCCGGAAAATGCACCTTACTACAAACATAATTACGAAGGGCCAGATGATATGCCTGCACATATAAAAGCTTCTCTCTTAGGTAGTTCTGTATCTTTACCTGTTACAGATGGTACATTTAATGTTGGAACATGGCAAGGAATATACTTGTGTGAGCATAGAGATTATGCCTCGTCAAGAAGGTTGGTGTTAACAATTATGGGAGAATATTACTAGTTTATAATTGATTTAACAGAAAAGATAAATTAAACTTTAATTATCCGCCGTTTACTAAATCAAATTATCTTGATTAAAAAAAATGGCGGAAATAATGAGGCTGCAATCACTGTTTATTTTATTTTTTTGCATTTCAAACCTATCGGCTCAAAACAACAAAACAGAAGAGTTATATGTAAATGATGAAATTGTAATTAAAGTAAAAGCTTCTGTTACCCAAACTGCCAATTATAAATTATTACAACAAGATAACATCCTGCAAAACCTAATTCCATATGGAGTTAAGCGTGCAGAAAAAGTATTAAAGGAAAAAGGGACTTCGAGGCTTCAACTTTTATCAACTGCAGAGAAACAAGAACGCAGAGAAGAGTTTAGCAGAATATACAAACTTCAACTTAGAGAAAATTCAGATTTAGTTAAGATAATAGCTCAATTAAAAGAGCAAGACTGGATAGAATACGCTGAGCCATTATATAAATATGAGTTGATGTTTGAGCCGAATGATACTTACAATTGGGCTCATTGGGGGCATGTAAATACGCAAACATATGATGCTTGGGATATAAACCAAGGAGATTCTTCAATTATTATCGGGATAATAGATACAGGTGTAAAAACTTCTCATCCCAGTTTATCTTCACAACTTTATTATAATAATGCAGAGCGTTACGGTTTGCCCGGAATAGACGATGATGATAATGGTTTTACAGATGATTCTTTAGGATATGATTTTGCCGAATACGATACAGATGTTTCTGATAATAATGGGCATGGAACGGAGGTTTCTGGCATGGCAGCAGCAAAAGTAAACGATAACTTTGGCACTTTTGGAACAGGCTATAATACCAAGTTTATGCCTATAAAAGTATATCATTCCTCTGGCTATATTATGAATACTTATACAGCCATGTTATATGCTGCAGAAAATGGTTGTAAAATTATCAATCTTTCTTTAGGTAGAGGAACCGGAGGCCCATCTGAATATGAGCAAGATGTTATCAATTTTATAACAGAAGAGTATGATGCATTAATAGTAGCCGCAGCAGGAAACTCAAATGGCTATTATAACTTTTATCCGGCTTCCTACGAAAATGTGCTTTCAGTAGCGCATAGCACAAGTGCAGATGAAAGATATTACAGAGGATCTTATAGCTATTTTGTAGATTTATTAGCTCCAGGAGTTGATGTGCCAACCACTACTACAGGTACATCATTTGAAGGTCATGCTTTTAAAACGGGTTCTTCTTATGCATCTCCATTTGTTGCTGGTATAGCTTCATTAATCAGAGCGCAATTTCCAGCATACACAGCTCCAGAAATAGCCGAAATTCTAAGAATGACAGCAGATGATGTTTATGACAAAGATGGAAATAAAAGCTATGTGAATTTATTGGGTAATGGTAGAGTAAATGCCTATCGAGCATTAACCGAAGTGAGTTCGATAAAATCTGTTAGAGCAAAGAATATTACTCACATTGGCCGTGAAGGCGATTTATTTTTAAGAGGAGATACGATTAATATCTCTGCAAATTTTGTAAACTATTTCCAAAGTTTATCACCTACAGCTTCTGTAAAATTAATTTCTCTATCAGAATATGCTACTGTTATAGAAGACGCTTTTATAATTGGAGAGCTTAGTGCAGGAGATACGGCTAAAAATGCTTTAAATCCTTTTAAAGTAGTGCTCAGTGAAGCTTTGCCTGAGTATCAACAACTTTATTTTAAGCTTGAGTTTTCAGATGCAGATTATGAAGATTACCAATACTTTTTTTGGGAAGCAGATAAATATTTTGATTTCCATAAAGGTAATTGGGATTTAAGTCTAGATG
It includes:
- a CDS encoding amidohydrolase family protein, whose product is MKKHYLLLCVWAVSIFSASLLTAQDRGIAKAPDRTQGVGPFDQLIIRGATLINGAGSPAIGPVDVVIEQNKITDIRVVGYPGVEINENRRPEAKENAKIIDAEGMFLLPGFIDMHGHIGGKAQGTPAEYVFKLWMGHGITTIRDPSTGNGLDWVLEHKEKSDKNEITAPRIEAYPAFGLGAEKKISSPEEARKWVQSIAAKGADGIKFFGARPDIMEAALDEAKKHNLRSACHHAQTDVAWLNVLNTARMGLTSMEHWYGLPEAMFTDRTIQDYPADYNYQNEQDRFAEAGNLWKQAAEPYSEKWNAVMNELLELDFTIDPTFNIYEANRDFMRARRAEWHEEYTLPSLWRFYQPSRVSHGSHWHFWSTEKEVDWKHNYQLWMTFVNEYKNRGGRVTTGSDSGYIYQLYGFAYIRELELLREAGFHPLEVIRAATLKGAEALGRDKEIGTVEVGKLADLVLVEENPLSNLKVLYGTGAIKLSESNEVERVGGVKYTIKDGIIYDAKALLNDVKHIVEDAKKEEGFEIKQPGMN
- a CDS encoding secondary thiamine-phosphate synthase enzyme YjbQ codes for the protein MEVYQKTIQLPAFKRGFHLVTRKIETAIPELRNFKSGIAHVFIQHTSASLSINENADPTVRMDFESHFNQMVPENAPYYKHNYEGPDDMPAHIKASLLGSSVSLPVTDGTFNVGTWQGIYLCEHRDYASSRRLVLTIMGEYY